A segment of the Odontesthes bonariensis isolate fOdoBon6 chromosome 8, fOdoBon6.hap1, whole genome shotgun sequence genome:
catctagagccaattcaaaaacaatttcctagctaaggaaaccaacagattgcacgtCAGTGTCTGTTAACAAAAGTCGTGTCTCTTAAAAGCATAAAATTAAGTTCCTCCAAcaacaaattattttttttactacattttgATTTACTCAGAACTTTTAGATGAAATGACCTTCACAGCAGTCTGACATTTCTGACCATACACATTTATGTAGCATGTGCTTGATGTGTGTTtctcactcacacaaacactaGACTGCTCTtatttatatgtgtatatatatatatatacacacagatACAGTATGGGCTTTTACTCTACAGTAACCCAATTATAAACATATCAGGGGTAACCTTGGGCTCAgtatcttgcccaaggacaaAACTGTCAACATCTTATCCAGCTGAGCCACAGTTGCcctatttaaataaaaacaacaaaaaggaaACTGTCTTTTGGAGATTAATGTATGCTAACCCGTTCAAATAGAGCCCTAAAAGGTCATAGAGCAGTTTGTCAGATGTGAATCTACTTTCCTGGTTTTCTGTGACTATACTGAATACATGCCTTTGACAGTTGGATTAAAAGAAGTTGTGGGTTTTCTTTAGCTGTAGGAAAATCAGCTGCTTTTATTAAGTTTGGACAGCCATTCCTCGGGCTCATTTATGTGCATGTATCACACACAGAAATTAGACAAACGTGATAACAAAGACTGATATTTCTTTATGGGTGACAAAGTTCACTTCAATGGTGCGAATATCtaacaggttttttttcagttaaacGACCCAAAGTGAAGGATTCTGTAGGTCATTCAGCAAAAGTTGTTTGGTCTGTCttcacaaatgttttttttaaatcgaaaACTATTGGTTTAGATGTGTATTTCCATTCTTTGAATACTTCAAAGTCTACGCAACACAAACATGAATAAATCTGATTATTTGCTCATTGATAAACTAAAAATCCAGAGCCGCAAGATGAACACACAGTAGAAACGATCACAGTGCCCTCTTGTGGTTGCATTAAGGCGCTGCAGTAATTTAGTTTTCGGCTCATATCTCAGAATGACATCTATGTGGAACTTGCGTGTTCTACTCAAAGTAATTATGAATGTCTGTTTGTCTCTGTTCGCCCTGTGAtcgactggtgacctgtccagagtAAGATGAAGTGAACATGGACATTTGTTGTTTCTATGATAAAGCTCTCAAGATGATTTCGAACAAAAAGGATCCTGTGTCAGCTAAGatgttcctttttttaaatgtagttaATTTCCCGGCCTAGTTCCGCTGTaggtctgaaaaaaaaatcacattaaaCATAGGTACAAAAAGTTTTATTCGGGGAACACAGTTTTATCTGAAGTCAAGGCTTTTTACCATTGACTTTCCACCACAAAATGACACATTTCGTCAGAGGAAGACGCACGTCGGTTTCAGGTGGGCACCTCCAGTTCTCGCGAGAAGAGAAAGAGGGGCGAAAACTTCTCGGTCCTCGCGCTTTTAACGGCTCTTCTGTAAAGATAGCTGTCGTAGCGTTTCCCAAAGCGGAGGCCGAACGGGTTGTAGTTGAACTTACTCCGGCGGTCGTTGCACAGGAGCTGCCGCTGGTCGTCGCTCTCTCTGGCGGAGAAGCACAGGCTGGGGTCCCCTGCTGGGAAGTCTCCCGCAGTCCTCCTGAGCGCAGAAAGGACTGCTGCTGATGAAGAGGAGCAGAGACATCAGCTCAACAGCGCCACGACGACACTTACGTAAAGATACGTCACCTGCGATTCACTTTACATTACACTCAATTGTCGCTACAATATTTGTTGAGCTACAATGGAAATCCTTTAGGCCGTCTGTCTTTATTTGAAAAGTTAAAGTTCTTTTTTagttttatattctttttagCCCAGACAAAAGTCCAGAACCTTGAAACATGagcctccatttttttttagctacttagaaaggcaaggcatctttatttatatagcgcatttcataccacaggcaactcaatgtgctttacataaagacaaggcatttaaaagaaaagcataaagcaagcaatttaaagagaaaaaaatagaataaaaaaaaaaagactatcgTTTAGACACGTGACAGAATGACAGTTTAGAAACCCTGAAACACCACAACAAGAGGATGGTTTTACACTGACATTAGATATTAAAGAGGACACCCAGTGTCTATCCACCTCCTGTTAACCTCCAGAGAACTTTACGACAGGATTCAGAAATCAAATATTCCacgaacaaaataaaaaaaaatatctagtAAAAGGAACAAAAATAAGATAGTAAACAGAGGTAAACTCTGCTCAGGTGGCCCACCTGTTGCACGAGTCTCCTGGTCAGACGCAGGACCGGGCAGAGCCGCCCCCTCACTCCCTCCATCCTGAGCACCAATCAGCGCGCTCACCACAACCACGAGCAAAATTCTCATCTTTCAGCCAGATATCCTCCCTGTGTGAGTCCAAGCTGTAGTGTTCACCCACGCAGCGGGAACTAACGTGTGCGCCCCGTTCAACCCAGTTTTGTGTCTGCACCAGGTGACCTCCTGCTCCTGCAgctggcagccaatcacagtggCCTGCCTGTGCGGAGCTGTCTGCTGGCGCTGGTGCTGAAATGCATCATTCATCAGCTCTTCTGGGAAATGTTGACAGGTCAGCGTGCTGCGCGCAGCATCCATCCAGGACAAGATAATACGGCACTGCATATAGAAACAGGGAGGAAACACAGAGGATTTGTTTACCCCAGAGCCAGTTTGACAGCTTTGAGCaaaggtgtttttttaaatcaacgtATTACATGTGAAATAGAGCTGTGTGTTGTCTCTGTGGCAGAAAAGCCCAATGTATATCCATCCCAGAGTTAAAGGGTTCACAAAAAGG
Coding sequences within it:
- the kiss2 gene encoding kisspeptin 2 isoform X2; the encoded protein is MRILLVVVVSALIGAQDGGSEGAALPGPASDQETRATAVLSALRRTAGDFPAGDPSLCFSARESDDQRQLLCNDRRSKFNYNPFGLRFGKRYDSYLYRRAVKSARTEKFSPLFLFSRELEVPT
- the kiss2 gene encoding kisspeptin 2 isoform X1, giving the protein MRILLVVVVSALIGAQDGGSEGAALPGPASDQETRATAAVLSALRRTAGDFPAGDPSLCFSARESDDQRQLLCNDRRSKFNYNPFGLRFGKRYDSYLYRRAVKSARTEKFSPLFLFSRELEVPT